A stretch of Halomonas elongata DSM 2581 DNA encodes these proteins:
- a CDS encoding aminopeptidase P N-terminal domain-containing protein has translation MPLDAPPRPSPIDLDEYRRRRRRLIDALPTDAAVLLPGASLVIRSRDSEFPFRQDSDFHYLTGFPEPDALLVLLPGRAEGECVLFCQDRDPAMETWTGRRLGAEGAVRVHGVDQAFENAERDAHLLELLEGRVTLYLPLGDASALRLAERLRGELLTRPCQAVQPPLLAFADVTPMLHEQRLVKSDAELALLRHAGEISAHAHCRAMRACRPGLAEYQLQAELEHEFRWRGGSGPAYASIVAGGRNAGILHYIDNREPLCDGDLVLIDAGAEFDLYAGDITRTFPVNGRFSPAQRALYEVVLEAQERAIAAVRPGTTLKALHRGVVRDLAAGLVALDILGDDGEETPESIVARRFYPHGTSHWLGLDVHDVGDYRQDGEPRCLTPGMVITIEPGLYMPDDEDLPAAFRGIGIRIEDDVAVTAEGCEVLTRAAPKQVADIEALLDEK, from the coding sequence ATGCCACTCGACGCCCCGCCCCGCCCGTCCCCCATCGATCTCGATGAATATCGGAGGCGACGCCGTCGCCTCATCGATGCCTTGCCGACGGATGCCGCCGTACTCTTGCCCGGTGCATCCCTGGTCATTCGCTCCAGAGACAGCGAATTCCCGTTCCGCCAGGACAGCGACTTCCACTACCTGACGGGCTTTCCCGAACCGGACGCCCTGCTGGTGCTGCTGCCCGGTCGTGCCGAGGGGGAATGCGTGCTGTTCTGCCAGGATCGCGATCCGGCCATGGAGACCTGGACGGGGCGTCGCCTCGGGGCCGAGGGGGCCGTGCGCGTCCACGGGGTCGATCAAGCCTTCGAGAATGCCGAGCGCGATGCCCATCTGCTCGAGTTGCTGGAGGGGCGTGTCACGCTCTATCTGCCCCTTGGCGATGCCTCGGCATTGCGCCTGGCGGAGCGGCTGCGCGGCGAGTTGCTGACTCGGCCTTGCCAGGCTGTGCAGCCGCCGCTGCTGGCCTTTGCCGATGTGACGCCGATGCTGCATGAGCAGCGTCTCGTCAAGAGCGACGCCGAGCTCGCCCTGCTGCGCCATGCCGGCGAGATCAGTGCCCATGCCCATTGCCGGGCGATGCGGGCCTGCCGCCCGGGGCTTGCCGAATACCAGTTGCAGGCCGAGCTGGAGCACGAGTTTCGCTGGCGGGGCGGCAGCGGACCGGCCTACGCCAGCATCGTCGCCGGCGGGCGCAATGCCGGCATACTGCACTACATTGATAACCGGGAGCCCTTGTGCGACGGGGATCTGGTGCTGATCGACGCTGGCGCCGAGTTCGATCTCTACGCCGGTGACATCACGCGCACCTTTCCGGTCAACGGGCGTTTCTCGCCGGCGCAGCGGGCACTCTACGAGGTGGTGCTGGAGGCCCAGGAGCGCGCCATTGCGGCCGTACGTCCCGGCACCACCCTCAAGGCGCTTCATCGAGGCGTGGTGCGGGATCTCGCGGCGGGTCTCGTGGCCCTGGACATCCTGGGCGACGATGGCGAGGAGACGCCCGAGTCGATCGTGGCAAGGCGTTTCTATCCCCACGGTACCTCCCACTGGCTGGGGCTCGATGTCCACGATGTCGGCGATTATCGCCAGGATGGCGAACCACGATGCCTGACGCCCGGCATGGTGATCACCATCGAACCCGGTCTCTACATGCCGGACGACGAAGATCTGCCGGCAGCGTTTCGCGGCATCGGTATTCGTATCGAGGACGATGTCGCCGTGACAGCCGAGGGGTGCGAAGTGCTGACTCGAGCGGCACCCAAGCAGGTGGCTGATATCGAGGCCCTGTTGGATGAAAAGTGA